TGTGGCTCTGCAGGCTCCTGCCATCGGTTGATCTGGAATCAACCTGTTCCTTCTGGAACAGCCAAAACGATTCAGATCAACTGAATCGGAAAGCCCCCTCCTCGGAGGGGGCTTTTTGTTGGGCTTGTAGACCCTTAGGTGTCGGGCACTATGAAAGGAACCGTCTGCGCCTTGGGCGGCGATTGCTAAGACAAGAGCACGTCAGTGATCGTTTTCATGACCTGTGGCGACATCTTCCGGATCATCATTGCTCTGTTCGTTCCACCCCTTGGCGTCTTCACCCAGGTGGGATTGACCCAGCCTTTTTGGATCAACCTGGTGATCTATCTGTTCGCTGTGGGCGGTCTTGGTTTTCCGGTGTTGTTCGGCATGTGGCCAGCCGCTGTGATTCACGCCCTGTTTGTGATCCTGACCCGCAAATAAACACGTTTTAGCAATCTGGCTCTGAACAGATTTCAGCTTCGGCGGAATCTCCTGCTTGATCGCTTGGTTGATCTTCAAGCAACTGAGGTGGTGCGAGGGCCGTTTCTGCCTCGTTGAAGATTTGCTCGAGGTCAACCTCGAGGTCCACTTCATTGCCTTCCACCACGCTCACGTTGATGCGTTGCACCTGCATCTGCAGTTCAAGGCCAGGGAATTGCCCTGCAAGTCTGCTGTTGATGGTGTCTTGAATGTTCTGAACCTGCTTGTAACTCGGCAGCTTGGGATCGACGGATCGCACCACCACCCGGAAGCTTGGGGCTTGATTTTGTTCCCAGTAGTTGGGCCAGTCGAAAACGATCTTTTCGAGTTCCACGGCGTCGTTGGCGCCAAAGGTCAACGTCTCATTCTTCAGGTAGTAGCTGATCTCAGATTCAATCTGTTTTTGGGCAACCTCCCGCTTCACCTTGAATCGGTATTGCTCATACCTTCCATTCAGCTTTTGACCCACAATCATGGCCAAACCCAATGCCAACAGCACTGGTAAGCGTGAGCGTCGTCGTCGCTTGAGTTTCTCGCGGAAGTACGGCTCACGAATCGCCAGCACTGTGATCCCACCAATCAGAATTCCAAGCAAGTTGGCGGCATAGAGCAGTGCAGGCCCTTGGGCGCTGCTGATGTCTGGGCCGGAGAGCATCAATCCCATCACGCACACCGGCGGCACCAAGGCCACGGCAATCGCCGTGCCAGCCATAGAACTCACGGCACCGGGGTTGACCTTGGCGTAGGTCGCAATGGCACCTGCCGCCAGGGCGATTCCCAGATCAAACGTGTTGGGTTCAAGTCGGGCAGCGATCTGTTCTGGCAAGGCCTCGACCACAAGCACGCCTTGACTGCGTGCGATCCAGCCCAATCCCATCGACAGGATCAAGGTGATCCCAGCTCCGGCCGCAAGGGTGATCAGTGATCGGGACAACAGCCTGGCCTGCCCGATCAGAATCGCGAACACCGCCACCCTCAGCGGCAGAATCCAGGGGGCTACAACCATGGCCCCAATGACGACGGCGGAGTTGTTGGCCAGTAATCCCAAGCTGGCGATCAAGCTGGCACCAATGGTCAGAACGATGAAGGATTCGTTCAGCAGTGCTTCGCCGTCGTAACTGCGGTGCAGTTCCTCGACACGATCTTGATCTTCGAGAAGCGATTGTTGATCAACAACCACGGATGTCGTTCGTTCAGTTGCGTCGCCCCACAATTACTGGAGGCGTGTTGCCGTTGCTGCCCGGAAGGGCCGGTACAACCTCCGTTTGCCCATCCCACTTATCGAGGAACAGCTTGTAGAGCACCTGATCATCAAGGCTTCGGTTAAGGGTGTCGTAACGCAAGGCTTCCTGTTCAGCGATCTTCACTTCGGTCTGGGCGCGGAGCAGTTGCTGCTCGGCGATCTGTTTCTGTTCAATGGCTGCGCGGTATTCCTCGGCAATCTGCAGACCTGTGAGGTCCAAACCGCGCACTTCCACATATTCAAATTTGTCTAGCTCTTCGGCGACCGTGCGCTCCACCAGCGAGGAGATGTCGTTCCATTCGGTGGCAATGGTGACCAGCTCGTACTGGGAGAAGACCGACTTCAGTGCCTTCAGCAATGACGGCTGAATGATGCGGGGGTAAATCTCGCGGTCGTTGCCGGCGATCGTCCGGTAGATCCGTCCCGCTTCGTTGGGGCGAACGGCATATTTCACGGTTGCTGTGGCTTCGATCACCTGGAGGTCTTTGGTGAGGGTGGCAAATTCCTCCGGTTTGACCTGGGTGCGCACATCAAACGGATACACCGATTGAATGAACGGCACCTTGAGATTGAGGCCGGGCAGTCGTGATCCCCCGCTCACCTTTCCCAAGGTGGTGACCACGGCCACCTTGCCGGCAGGAACGATGAACAGAGCCTGCCCCAACAACAACAGCGCGCTGAGAACGACGGCAACCACAACGGCGAGGCTGTTGGCGGGATCGTTGATCCGTCGTGGGGTTTGCATGGTTCGGCAAGATCCTGAGCTGATGATGTCGTGTTTGCTCGTGAGTCGTTGGCTCAGGGACCTGTTCTCGGCCAAACCGACACCATCAGGATCCGACTGACGTCTAGTTCAACCAGAGCGACTTAAAGGCCCTTGGGTAGGGATCTCGCATGGTCATGGAGGTCTCGCGGATGAAGGTGATGCACGCTTTAGACCCGTCGAACACCTTCGCTTTGATCATCATTTCCATGGCTTGTTCAAGCGTTTTCCCCTCTTTGAGACTGGTGTCGATAATCTTCACTGCCTTGGCGGGTTCACAAGGACCCAGCTCCAGGGCTCGTGCAGCAGATGAGAGCACGCTTAAAGAAATCGATAGAAGCAGCACTCCGTTGAGGGCACGCATCTGGCCGGGATCCTGTGATGGATGCACGAAGCCTATGGCGTGGGTTTGCATGGATCTGACCCTTTTCTGACTGAGTTGATGTCTGATCTCACTGGCCTGGGTCCGAGCTGAAGCAGTCTCAAGTTCACCGAAATGCGTCGGATCAGCGAACAAAGTTGTGCACCTACGGCTCACCTCCGCCGCGCAGACAAGCTCCTTGGGTATGAGAGCTTTTCAGGCTGCTCTGTCTTGTGATGGAACAAGGCATAAAAAAACCTCCGTTGAACGGAGGAATAAGCCAAGTAATCCCCATCACCCGGCCTTCCAATAAGTTTAGTGCTTCTCGTCAAGTTTGTGCAGCTGATCCACCACATCTGGTGGATTGAATTGCACAAAACACCGCTTAGCGGTCGCTTATCCACAGGAGGGTGGAAAACTTTGGCAGTCCGTGTTGTCGCCGTTTCTTCAGAAGGCCTGCAATCACTGGTTCGTTCAGGTAGGCTGTGGATATCCCCATCACCCGGCCGCCCGCTTGTGGCGGCTTTTTTGTGCCCGTCCTGCCAGTGTGGACCTGTATTCCACAAGCCCTATGACGGTGAACCGGGAGCAGGCAAGGGACGCATTGGCGACACTTCTCGAGGTTTTCGCGGGGCCGAACTACTCGGGTGCGTTGCGCGATGGTGATCTCACCACCCGCCTCGATCGATGCACCGGCTGGGTGAAGGCTGAAGCCTCGGAGGCGGCATCCCTGATCGAATCATGCGTTCCGCATGGCAAGCCGATGCTTGCTCAGGCTCAGCAACGCCTAGCTGTTCTGAAATCGTTGAAAACGTTGCAGGAGGTTGCCGTCAGCCATTTCGGCCCCCTTGACGATCTCAGCTAATGGGCATCAGTCGCGACGCAGCCAAGGCGAGGCTTTGCTGAACCAATCGCCGAGATCATCTTCTGGGTGCTCAGGGTCGTCTGGATGACGTCGCCCCAGGTCGAGATCGGCCATCAAACCGTCGAGGCCTTGTTGTGTGCCTTCCCGTTGAAAACGCTGTGCTCTGCTCACCCATGTGCTCACGCTGCGATCGCGTTCGGCGAATTTTTGAAGGTAGACGCGTTCCTGGAGTGACACGAACTCGCCCTGGGCCAGGCGGCTGCAGATGTTTTGCAGTTTCAATCGTGTCGATGTGGTCAGCATGATCGATTCACCTTTTTCAGGTGATAGGGAGTCCCGACACAGGCTTCAGTTGCCCAAGGCACCATTTGTTGCACTGGTGCATGGCCTGGTTTTCATATCCTGACGGGATGGATCACGAGGAAACCCAGCGCCTAACGCCGATCTCATCTGACTCGCCCTGGTTGGAGCGCTGTGGCACGTTGTTGCGTCCGCAGAACGATCCTGCTCTGTTTGGCAAAGCCGATGCAGATCTGTACTTCGCTACAGATGGTCAACCACGTTTCTACGTGATGCGGATCCGCCGCCGGCCTCCCGTGCTCAAGTCGATGACGCGGCACCATCGTGTGAGTCAGTGTTTGGGGTCTGCAGATGCACAGCCCTGGTGGCTGGCCATGGCCCCTTCAACGGATTCCGGCTGTCCGCCCCCCGTGTCCTCCATCGCTCTGATCAAGTTTCAAGCTGGTGAAGCCTTCAAGCTGCATCCGGGAACGTGGCATGCAGGCCCTTTTGTTCGGGAGCAATCAGCACTGTTTTTCAACCTTGAAATGAGAACGACCAACGAAGATGACCACAATTCGCTCGTGTTAGAGCAGCTTTTGCTGTTGAACTTGATTTGATTGCCCCGAGCTGTAACGGGATGAACAGCGCAACAGGGTTTGAATGGCCTATATTTATTTTGTAGCAACCGCTACGAACGTTCACTTCGCTACACAGCGAAGCGCAGTTCGACTCAGGGCATGGAACGGGGCCTGAGCTTTCTACGAGGAACACCATGAATGCTCTTCAGCTTCTGAAGGAGCGTGAGCTGCGCGTGCAGCTCCGCAACAACTCCAAAAAGGCCGTGGCTCGCGGATCTGAATCCAGCGACTACACCTCTGCGCATCTCTCTCCCGTCAAGTTGGCGAAAGAGAAGGTTGCTCCAACTCAGTTGAAATACCGAGGAGTGACCTACGAGGCGATGCGTGCCAATTGGCTCTGAACCCTGTTTCATTCAAGGGATGAAGCCCCACTTCAGTGGGGCTTTTTGTTTGGATGGTTCGACTAAGTGTGCAAGTTGACAGTGGCTTTTGATGTTGCGACAACCGGATCCATGTCTTATCTGGATGTAAGGGATCAACTGCCATCGATTGACCCTGAAAATCTTTCGCCGCAGGACGTGCTGACCATTCTTCTGCATCTGTTCCAGCAGCAGCCCGGGTTCGTCGACCGTGGCCATGAGGCCAATAATAAGGAGACAGCTTGGGTGAATGGCTTTCTCTTTCGTCTTCAGAATGATGCCGCGGCTGAGCGTCTTTCCATTGAGGAAGTTGGCTCAAGCGTCGACAAAATCTCGGCTTTAAGATGATTACAACAGCTGATCAAGCGATCCCAATAAGTTTCTGTTGATCCTGCACATAGCCCGCGTGCTCCTCGAGCCTTTGCTCAGTTCGAGCCAAGCGCATGTTTGCAGTTCAAGAGTTAACAGTTGAGGGCTGGTCCAATCGTGCTGAGCACGCTTCAAAAGACAACGCCTTCTGGCATGCCCGTGCCCGAAGTGATGCTGATGGGCACACGTATCGTCTGATCAGTGAGGAAAAGCATGTTGTGTGCCTGCTCACCAGCCGTGGGTCTGAGTGCTGGGAGCTCGACTGATTTGCTGCTCTGGTTGCCCTGTTCAGGCATGATCGGTTGATGACCGACGACATGCAGCAAACCCATCCGCTTTACGCCATCGATCGCGACCAGATCGATGCTGTGTTGGGTCATGAGGGCGCGCCAGGCCCGCAGCAGTTGACAACGATTGCCGCATTGTTTTCTCGATATGCGGATTTTCCTGGCGCTGAAGATATTCGCGACGATCTGCAGAAATGTCTCACGCTATGGGGACTATCTCGCGTCGAGTTGAATCTCAAGACGCGGGAAATCTGGGAAAGTGGTTGGCGGCCTGGGCAGGATCCTGTGGCTGAGGGTGTTGGCTCTGGGGCTGATGTTGAGGATGCAGAAGCTTGATGCGTGTCTGCATGGCTCTTCCTTTAAGTGTTGAAACGTGGGACTGAGATGAGATCGGGCTTGTGATGTTTCATCGGTCAGCAGCCAAAGAGGAAGGCCGCCCTTCCCGGTGGAAAGACGGCCTAACTCGCTCGTTTGTGCATCGTTCAACCCATCACTTCAGCTAAGGAAAGAAAGGGTCGAAGCGTCTGGCTCGAGGCGCCCTGGGGCCATGGGCTCGAGGTGTTGGGTCGTTTTCTCCGAGGGCACCTGAGACGGTGCAAGTGGAGCGTCGATTGGCGTGGCGGACCATTGCGTGCCCACCAAAGGACCAACCCAGGTCATGGTTGAGACTGTTGGAGCAGGGGCCAGAAAGTCAGTCTGCTTCTTCGGTCTGCTGGGGTGGAGTGTCGTCCGTCATGGGCTCCTCCGATCTCGATGCCCATAGTTTTGTGCCTTCAGGGCACAAAGTCATCGGCATTAAGGCGCATTGCCTTGAGGGCCTGAACGATCGATTGTTGGGGTGGCGTGCCTTTCAGTCGGTTGAAGCAGGGTCCTGGTCTCGCGGGGATCCAGGGGCGATGGTCGTTGCGTCCGTTCTTGCTGGTTTGAGTGAGCCTTCAGTTTTGGCTGAAGACAAACCTTTGAAAACCGTTCTCGGGCAAGCGAGCTCATCAGGCCCCGGCCTGCTTTTCGACGCCCCTTGATGTGCGTTCTTCCTCCGTGAGGTATTCCTCGATGAGGGGGGAGCATTCACCCCTTTGTACGGCAGCGATCTCCCGTTCGATGTTCTGAATGAAAAACTCGTTGCCGTTCCTCTGGGCCACCGCAAGCACACGCTCGAGGCGTTCGAGTTCCGCCTGCTGCTCGTTATTCATGCCATAGAACATCAGTCAACACACACGCTGGCAGGGTTGGATCAATAAATCTGAAAAAGATGGCGTGATGAGTTGCTGAACTCGATGGATTTTTGCTCCTGAGGCTTATCTCAAAACCCGCTTAAGCAGCCTCTGATTCCGCGTCCTCATACAGAGCTTTGAGCTGATCGAGCTCAACCATCAGATACTGAATTTCAAGCCAGTCCGTCGAAAGGTCTATGGCGGTTTCGAGGCGGTCAATCTGACGCTTGAGAAGCTCCGACATTCCGCCTTCTGGCTGCATACCTCCCATGTAATCGCGCTTGATGCTGGATGCAAGCTGACTGCTGAAGTACGGAGGGGAAGGCCTTGCTGCGTTTCATCCCTACGTGTTCGCTCTCACAGACTGGATGGCTCATCTGTGGGAGTGTTCGTTGGCTTCAACACTTCCAATGACCTTTTTGATGCACTGGTCTTTCAAGACCGGTTACCACGAGATTGCGGCCAAGAAGTTTCTGGCAACGGGTGCGCCCTTCCCGGAGTGCAAGTCTTGGAAGCGCTTCCATGCACCTGGCTCGGTCGAAGGCTGGATCCTCGTGGAGGCAGACAACGCCGACGCCTGTTACGAGCACGCTGCTGAGTGGGCCGAGTGTCTCGATTGGGAGGTCACCCCAGTGCTGACAGATGAGCAGGCTGGCCCCCTGATCGCCAAGGCCTACAGCTGACGATCTGTTTGGGTCGATGCCCCTCGCTAAACCGGGGGGCTCCGCATCCCATGGGATCGATTCCAATACTTCTTCGTCGGATTGGATTTGTTTAGACGCCCCCTGATGGATTCGAACCATCGACCGACTGCTTAGAAGGCAGTTGCTCTATCCAGCTGAGCTAAGGGAGCAGGTGATCTCATTTTGGCAGGCTGCTTCAGGGCAGGTTGGATTTAGATGCCTTGCGCCGCCTAAGGTGATGGGCTCTTGATCGGCATCCATGGCCCCGCGTCGTCTCAGCGACAGCGAGAAGCAGGATCTGGTCGGTCGTTACAAGGCCGGCGAGTCAACAGCTGCTTTGGCTGAGGCCTTTGGCTGCAGTCCCAATACCGTCAGCCGCACGGTGAAAGCACTGCTGCCCGCTGATGCCTACGCCGCACTGAAGGCCAGCCGGCAAAAAGGGTCTGTCACCCCTCCACCGGTAGCCGTCACTCCGGCTGAAGAATCTGAGGCTGACTCCCTCAAGGACGACGACACCAGCCTGGCCCTCGATGACGCGGATGACTTCGGCGAGGACCCTGATGAGGAGCTAGCTGACGACGATGACAACGCCGGCGTTGAAACGTTCACGGAGCTTGTTCCCCTTCTAGGCGTAGGAGACCTCAGTGATCGCCCTCTGAATCAAGCCCAACCGTTCAGTGTCGACCTGCTGCCCGACAGCGCTTACATGCTGGTTGACAAGGTGGTCGAGCTGGATGCCCGCCCCCTCAAGGAGTTCCCCGAGTTGGGCCTCCTCGACGATGCCGAACAGGAACGCCAGGGGTTGTGCCTGTTTGTCAGCCCCCGCGCGGCCAAGCGCCAGTGCGGGCGCAGTCAACGGGTGATCAAGGTTCCCGACATGGCTGTTTTTCAGCGCACCAGCAGTTTCCTGCTGGCCCGTGGCATCACTCGCTTGGTGGTGGATGGAACCTTGATTGCGTTGGATGCCTGATTACCGGAGCTGATCGCTCTTAATTGAAGCGATCGCGTTGTTCGGGAAGCAACACGGCCGTAGCGGTTCCGCCACTGATCACGCCGATCACCAGAGCAATGCCCACGAGAAAACCCGTGGGGAGAGGTACCGACCGCTGCCCACCGAGCTGGAGCGTGTGGCGATCCTGAAGGTTCTGAGCTCCGAGGCAGAGCAGCAGCATCAGCAGCAGGCCACCGCCAAAGCTGATCAGCAGAAGACGAAGGCGAATCAACACGGCACAACCATCGACGGGTTCAGTTTGACGTGGCCTGGTGCAAGAGGGCATACAGCCGTCGTCTGGACAGCCCTGTGGTTTGGGCCAATTGCCGTGCAGCGTCACTGGCGCTTGCACCTTCGTCCTGCAACACCTGCAGCTGCCTGAGCAGCTCATCGTCGTTGGGTTCTTCCGCTTCCACCAGCGGTGCTCCCCCAAGCACAACCGTGCATTCCCCTTGGGGGGGGTGCTGCTGAAAGTGCAGCAAGGCATGGTCCACCGTCGGCCCCACCTGTTCTTCGTGGCGTTTGGTGAGTTCCCGTGCCACCTGCAGGGGACGGTCTCCTCCGCAGTGGTGCTGAAGTTCCTCGAGCAATGTGATCAGGCGGTGCGGCGCTTCGTACAGCACGATGGTGCGGGGTTCGTGGCTGATGTCGTCCAGGCGTGCCCGTCGCTCCTTGCCTTTGGTTGGCAGGAATCCTTCGAAACAGAAGCGTCCACTGGGTAAGCCGCTGCTCACCAGAGCGGTGGTGGCGGCGCAGGGGCCAGGGATGCAGATCACGGGATGCCCGGCTTGGTGCGCAGCGGCCACCAGCTCTTCACCGGGGTCGCTGATGCCCGGCAGCCCGGCATCACTGATCACCGCCATGCTTAGCCCCTCTGCCAGCAGATCCAGCAGTTGGGGTAAGCGTGTGCGGGTGTTGTGCTGATGAAAAGAGAGCTTGCGGCCGCCTGCTCCAAGACTGCTGAGCAGCTGTCCGCTGTGGCGGGTGTCTTCGCAGGCGATCACATCCACGCTGCGGAGCAAATCGCGCGCTCGTGGCGACAGGTCCCCCAGGTGACCAATGGGAGTGCCCACCAGATAAAGGCTGCCGCCGCTTGGTTCATCCCGCTGCATCACAATGGCGAGCGCCTCTGTTGATCATGATGCCCAGCTCTGCCGTTCTCCCCGCTGGCGTGAACCAGGAGGCTCTGCTGACGGAACTGCGTCGCCTGAGTTGGGGAGCCGCCGATATCTTGCGGGCCTATGCCCGCGGCGAGCAGCCCCCGCATGGTTTTCCCAAGGCCTTGAGTGTCGATGAAGGAGGAGAGGGCCCCGTTTCTGCAGCTGACCTGGCCGTTAACACGTGGTTGCTGGACGGGCTTTCCGCGGCGTTCCCCAAGGCCGACTGGACGTTGCTGAGTGAGGAGACTGCCAAGGAGCAGCTCACAGAGGGCCAACCGCTGCCGGCGGAGTGGCTGTGGATTCTCGATCCCCTTGATGGCACCAAGGATTTTCTGCAGGGCACAGGCGAATACGCCGTTCATCTGGCCCTTGTTCGCGACAAGCGGC
This is a stretch of genomic DNA from Synechococcus sp. MU1617. It encodes these proteins:
- a CDS encoding YqaE/Pmp3 family membrane protein — protein: MTCGDIFRIIIALFVPPLGVFTQVGLTQPFWINLVIYLFAVGGLGFPVLFGMWPAAVIHALFVILTRK
- a CDS encoding DUF389 domain-containing protein, with product MVVDQQSLLEDQDRVEELHRSYDGEALLNESFIVLTIGASLIASLGLLANNSAVVIGAMVVAPWILPLRVAVFAILIGQARLLSRSLITLAAGAGITLILSMGLGWIARSQGVLVVEALPEQIAARLEPNTFDLGIALAAGAIATYAKVNPGAVSSMAGTAIAVALVPPVCVMGLMLSGPDISSAQGPALLYAANLLGILIGGITVLAIREPYFREKLKRRRRSRLPVLLALGLAMIVGQKLNGRYEQYRFKVKREVAQKQIESEISYYLKNETLTFGANDAVELEKIVFDWPNYWEQNQAPSFRVVVRSVDPKLPSYKQVQNIQDTINSRLAGQFPGLELQMQVQRINVSVVEGNEVDLEVDLEQIFNEAETALAPPQLLEDQPSDQAGDSAEAEICSEPDC
- a CDS encoding prohibitin family protein, with translation MQTPRRINDPANSLAVVVAVVLSALLLLGQALFIVPAGKVAVVTTLGKVSGGSRLPGLNLKVPFIQSVYPFDVRTQVKPEEFATLTKDLQVIEATATVKYAVRPNEAGRIYRTIAGNDREIYPRIIQPSLLKALKSVFSQYELVTIATEWNDISSLVERTVAEELDKFEYVEVRGLDLTGLQIAEEYRAAIEQKQIAEQQLLRAQTEVKIAEQEALRYDTLNRSLDDQVLYKLFLDKWDGQTEVVPALPGSNGNTPPVIVGRRN
- a CDS encoding DUF3288 family protein, translating into MTDDMQQTHPLYAIDRDQIDAVLGHEGAPGPQQLTTIAALFSRYADFPGAEDIRDDLQKCLTLWGLSRVELNLKTREIWESGWRPGQDPVAEGVGSGADVEDAEA
- a CDS encoding DUF3303 domain-containing protein; its protein translation is MTFLMHWSFKTGYHEIAAKKFLATGAPFPECKSWKRFHAPGSVEGWILVEADNADACYEHAAEWAECLDWEVTPVLTDEQAGPLIAKAYS
- a CDS encoding helix-turn-helix domain-containing protein translates to MAPRRLSDSEKQDLVGRYKAGESTAALAEAFGCSPNTVSRTVKALLPADAYAALKASRQKGSVTPPPVAVTPAEESEADSLKDDDTSLALDDADDFGEDPDEELADDDDNAGVETFTELVPLLGVGDLSDRPLNQAQPFSVDLLPDSAYMLVDKVVELDARPLKEFPELGLLDDAEQERQGLCLFVSPRAAKRQCGRSQRVIKVPDMAVFQRTSSFLLARGITRLVVDGTLIALDA
- the rsmI gene encoding 16S rRNA (cytidine(1402)-2'-O)-methyltransferase, translating into MQRDEPSGGSLYLVGTPIGHLGDLSPRARDLLRSVDVIACEDTRHSGQLLSSLGAGGRKLSFHQHNTRTRLPQLLDLLAEGLSMAVISDAGLPGISDPGEELVAAAHQAGHPVICIPGPCAATTALVSSGLPSGRFCFEGFLPTKGKERRARLDDISHEPRTIVLYEAPHRLITLLEELQHHCGGDRPLQVARELTKRHEEQVGPTVDHALLHFQQHPPQGECTVVLGGAPLVEAEEPNDDELLRQLQVLQDEGASASDAARQLAQTTGLSRRRLYALLHQATSN